AAGGAATGGAGCAAGTTGATTTTTTCCTGGAAAAGAACTTGTGGTTGGCGGAAATTTTTTTCCATCAGCAAGGGATTTTAACGCATACCGATTATTTTAGCAGTCATGAGAATGACTCCAACATTATAATAGCTCCTTCCGTCGATATTTCGACAGCCTGCTTTTTCTATTGAGCAGCAGTTATCCCCTTTCTTATTTTTTATACAACCAGGATCCGCAACGCGCCACACTCCGGGGCTCTTTCGGCTTCCTATAAACCATCATGTCATGGAAGGACCATTCAATCAAAATCAGATCGAAGCATTTATAAATGAAGGCTTTATTAAACTTGAAAACGCATTTTCAAGCGAACTCGCCGCTGAGGCCAGGGCTATTTTGTGGCAGGAACTGGGCTGCGACCCCAATGATCCGGCTACCTGGACAAAGCCGGTAATCCGACTGGGCATGTACGCCCAGGAACCATTCCGTAAATCGGCCAACACAGAAATACTGATCAGTGCATTCGATCAGCTGGTAGGTGCCGGGAAATGGTTTCCACAGCTCAGTATGGGCACATTTCCGGTCAGGTTTCCTTCAAACGAACAACCTGGCGACGACGGCTGGCATGTTGACGCGAGCTTCGCCGGGGACGATCCGGGGAGCTTTTTTGATTGGCGTATCAATGTATTTTCAAAGGGGCGGGGCCTGCTCATGTTATTTTTGTACTCCGATGTGGCTGAAAACGATGCCCCTACACGCATCAGAATTGGCTCTCACCTGGATATTGCACGGATTTTAGAGCCTGAGGGTTATCGTGGATTAACCTTTATGGACGTAGCTTCACGGCTCGATTCGCTGCCGGCGAGAGAGGAAACACTGGCAACTGGCCCGGCTGGCACTGTTTACCTTTGCCACCCATTTCTTGTTCACGCCGCGCAGGCGCATCGCGGTACTCATCCCAAGTTTATGGCGCAGCCTCCATTGGTTTTAAAAGACCAGTTGACAATTGCGGGCTCCGACAGCGGGTATTCACCGGTTGAGCAGGCGATCCGTATTGCACTGGCGCCTTAGTTCAGCTCATGCAACAGCCCGGTATTTTTCCGCCGGGCTGTTGCATGATATTTGATTTTTACTTCATGTCATTTATTACATCCTTTGATTTTCTCACCGCATTCCTTTCATTTTTTAAAGTAGAAATCACCGCCGGAAGGTTATTACCAAAGTTTTTAAGCCTGATACCTTTATGATGATGAAATATTTTAAACATTTTATAGAAACACGCAAAATCCTTCCCTTGCTGATCGCGGTTTTCTCCATTTGTTCAGGATGTAGTCGCGATGCATACGTGTTCACCTCCTTTCGCGAGCCGGCTACCGATGGACTGTATCTGCTGTCGAGCAGCGACGGTTACAACTGGGCAGATGCAGGCGGGCCTTATCTGAAACCGGAAGTGGGTGGCAAACTGATGCGCGATCCGTCCATCGTGCAGGGGCCCGACGGGGTTTTCCATCTGGTTTGGAGAACCAACTGGAAAGGGGATAAGGGGTTTGGTTACGCTTCTTCAAAGGATTTGGTCAAATGGTCGCCGCAGCAATTTATTCCTGTAATGGAACATGAGGCGGAGGTAGTGAACGTATGGGCGCCGGAAATTTTCTATGACGATGAACAAAAGCGCTATATCATTATCTGGGCGTCGACGATCCCGTTCAAATTTCCGAGAGGAGAGGAGGACGAAAAAAATAACCATCGGATGTATTATACGACCACGACCGACTTTAAAACTTTTTCGAAAGCAGCGCTTTTTCTGGATCCGGGTTTTAGTGTGATCGACGCGGTGATCGTAAAGAAGGACAAAAATGCCTACACACTTGTTTTGAAAGACAATACCAGGCCCAACCGAAACATCAAAGTGGCCGAAGCCAGCCAGGTACTGGGCCCGTATCAAAATGTGTCTGCTCCTTTCACCGGATTTTTAACCGAAGGCCCAAGCGTAGTGAAGGTAAAAGATAGCTGGCTCATTTATTTTGATCAATACCGCGATAAGACTTACGGGGCTGTGCGGACGAAAGATTTCCGGCAATTTGAAAATATAAGCAAGGAGATCACCGTCCCGGAAGGCCACAAGCATGGCACGATTGTTAAAGTATCCCGCCGTCTGGTGCATAGTTTGAATAAAAAGCGTTGACATCCCTGACTTCCCCTGATTAATGCCGCAGAGCCTGAACATCCCGGCTGGAAGCCTTTTCTTGATTTTTTAAAGTTGATATAGTCTATATAATTTGTAGGTTATTATATTTGCAAATAGCATTGTGGACGCTATTGGAGTATTTTATAAAATACTTAAACTTTATTGTGAAAGGTATGAAAATACCGGTCATAGCAACCTGCGGATGAATATGGCTGACTTTACTTGGCGGAGATGAATTGGGAACAACTGAGCGAACAGGAACTGATCCTTGCTTTGAACCAGCGTGAGGAAGCCGCGTTCGACCAAATTTACCGGAGATACTGGCGTTTGCTTTTTGAAGCTGCCATGCGCAGGATCCAGGACGAAGATCAGGCAAAGGATATTGTGCAGGATGTGTTTGCCGGCTTGTGGGACCAGCGGGATACCTTTTGCGCAGAGAACCTGAAAGCTTATCTGCTCACCGCTGTCAAGTACCAGATATACAACCTTATAGCCCGTAAAAAAGTAAGCGATAAATACTTTCGCAGGCTGGACAAAACCGAGCCCGTTTCGTCTGATGCGGATGAACCCCTTTGTTTCAATGAACTGGTAAGCCAGTATGATACCATTCTCCGGGAAATGCCTGATAAGCGAAAAGAAATTTACAAGCTCCGATACGACGAGGGGTTATCTACCCAACACATTGCTGAAAAGCTGCATATTACCCAAAAAACAGTTCAGAATCAGCTTGTTAAAGCAGTCCATTTCATTAAATCGACTTTGCTGACCTTGTTCTTTTTCTTGTTTCAATAATATTATTTCACTTTTATATTATTTTTTTTCAAAAACCGCGTGGGAGA
This Dyadobacter sp. UC 10 DNA region includes the following protein-coding sequences:
- a CDS encoding phytanoyl-CoA dioxygenase family protein — protein: MEGPFNQNQIEAFINEGFIKLENAFSSELAAEARAILWQELGCDPNDPATWTKPVIRLGMYAQEPFRKSANTEILISAFDQLVGAGKWFPQLSMGTFPVRFPSNEQPGDDGWHVDASFAGDDPGSFFDWRINVFSKGRGLLMLFLYSDVAENDAPTRIRIGSHLDIARILEPEGYRGLTFMDVASRLDSLPAREETLATGPAGTVYLCHPFLVHAAQAHRGTHPKFMAQPPLVLKDQLTIAGSDSGYSPVEQAIRIALAP
- a CDS encoding RNA polymerase sigma-70 factor, whose amino-acid sequence is MNWEQLSEQELILALNQREEAAFDQIYRRYWRLLFEAAMRRIQDEDQAKDIVQDVFAGLWDQRDTFCAENLKAYLLTAVKYQIYNLIARKKVSDKYFRRLDKTEPVSSDADEPLCFNELVSQYDTILREMPDKRKEIYKLRYDEGLSTQHIAEKLHITQKTVQNQLVKAVHFIKSTLLTLFFFLFQ
- a CDS encoding glycoside hydrolase family 43 protein, which gives rise to MMMKYFKHFIETRKILPLLIAVFSICSGCSRDAYVFTSFREPATDGLYLLSSSDGYNWADAGGPYLKPEVGGKLMRDPSIVQGPDGVFHLVWRTNWKGDKGFGYASSKDLVKWSPQQFIPVMEHEAEVVNVWAPEIFYDDEQKRYIIIWASTIPFKFPRGEEDEKNNHRMYYTTTTDFKTFSKAALFLDPGFSVIDAVIVKKDKNAYTLVLKDNTRPNRNIKVAEASQVLGPYQNVSAPFTGFLTEGPSVVKVKDSWLIYFDQYRDKTYGAVRTKDFRQFENISKEITVPEGHKHGTIVKVSRRLVHSLNKKR